In one window of Flavobacteriales bacterium DNA:
- a CDS encoding Ig-like domain-containing protein, which yields MKKNNLIALILIILLTTGSIFANTRRYRLSLRDDPSTSVVIGWEQNGGSAAAVYYGTTDLGTNWAAYPNSQTPDRTTSEAGMDNAFVRLTGLTPNTAYYFVVKDSDGVSDRFWFKTTPMGNTIPLSIIAGGDSRAYLDDSPRENANTLVSKIRPDFVMFGGDYTWLDTSLEWSGWMDDWQLTISPDGRMYPVIWERGNHELSSGKVHNLFDVPSADEYYNIPVGGSFMNVYTLNTEISVAGNQKNWLENQLQTTADNYDWNIAQYHRSIRPHTTTKSNEDGQYNAWAQLFYDYQVRLVIESDAHDVKTTWPIKPSTGSNADDGYELDSIKGTVYIGEGCWGAPLRTNDNNRSWTKDSDSFNSFNWIKVTRDTIEIRTLGTDNANAVGTVSDNDRFTVPANANLWSPSNGSVTYITNNKYLGRPIVDVTYPFHQQYFSSTQNINITADASDVGGNVQEVKFYINDVYVGSDFSAPYAYNWTIPSDDEYIITAWAIDDEGWHNVSDNTIIHVGETTIVGSIINNDDDAEEYKDDGSVDLTSSDLELCIEDWVWPISDEDQWVGLRFQNLAIPQGATITSAYIQFTADANESDPATATIYAQDIDNATIFLGNDYNISSRTKTATSIPWTHVGWNDGDATTNQRTPEIKQLVQHLVNRSGWQLGNAMAFIFEGTGTRSAYSRDGDAGKAPTLHITFTHNSGGGPSSISKENPEEFVKIFPNPATDYIQIELTKNQGELRIYDLGGRLIRTDLLNEGNNTVSISDIDLKSGIYLFEVNADHQKSIHKIIIE from the coding sequence ATGAAAAAAAATAACCTTATTGCTCTTATCCTCATCATTCTTTTGACTACAGGATCGATATTTGCAAATACAAGAAGATATCGACTATCTTTAAGAGACGACCCCTCAACATCTGTAGTTATTGGATGGGAACAAAACGGAGGCAGCGCTGCTGCTGTGTACTATGGTACAACAGATTTAGGAACAAACTGGGCAGCTTACCCTAATTCTCAAACACCCGACCGAACAACTTCTGAAGCTGGAATGGATAATGCATTCGTAAGGTTAACAGGTTTGACCCCCAATACAGCTTATTACTTTGTAGTAAAAGACTCTGACGGTGTAAGTGACCGATTTTGGTTTAAAACAACCCCAATGGGAAATACCATTCCACTATCGATTATCGCAGGAGGAGATAGTAGAGCATATTTAGATGATAGTCCTAGAGAAAACGCCAATACCTTAGTCTCTAAAATTCGTCCAGATTTTGTAATGTTTGGAGGAGACTACACGTGGTTAGATACAAGTCTTGAATGGAGTGGATGGATGGATGATTGGCAATTAACCATCTCACCTGACGGTAGAATGTATCCAGTTATTTGGGAAAGAGGGAATCATGAATTGAGTAGTGGAAAAGTCCACAACTTATTTGATGTCCCTTCAGCCGATGAATACTACAACATCCCTGTTGGAGGTAGTTTTATGAATGTGTACACTTTAAATACAGAAATTTCTGTTGCTGGAAATCAAAAAAATTGGCTAGAAAATCAGTTACAAACAACCGCAGACAATTATGACTGGAACATCGCACAGTATCATCGTTCAATTCGTCCACATACCACAACAAAATCTAATGAAGATGGACAGTATAATGCATGGGCTCAACTTTTTTACGACTATCAAGTGAGACTTGTTATAGAAAGTGATGCACATGATGTTAAAACAACTTGGCCCATCAAACCTTCTACAGGTTCAAACGCTGACGATGGCTATGAGCTAGACAGTATTAAAGGAACAGTATATATTGGTGAAGGATGTTGGGGTGCTCCACTAAGAACCAACGACAATAACCGTTCTTGGACAAAAGACTCTGATAGTTTTAATAGTTTCAACTGGATTAAAGTAACACGAGATACTATTGAAATAAGAACTTTAGGAACAGATAACGCTAATGCTGTTGGAACAGTCTCTGACAACGATCGTTTTACTGTCCCTGCTAATGCAAACCTATGGTCTCCAAGTAACGGAAGTGTTACCTACATTACCAATAACAAATACCTTGGTAGACCTATAGTAGATGTTACCTACCCTTTCCATCAACAATATTTTTCATCGACCCAAAACATAAATATTACAGCTGATGCCTCTGACGTAGGTGGCAATGTACAAGAAGTTAAGTTTTATATTAATGATGTTTATGTTGGTAGTGACTTTTCAGCCCCTTACGCATACAATTGGACCATTCCTTCTGATGATGAGTATATCATTACGGCATGGGCAATTGATGATGAAGGTTGGCATAATGTTTCAGACAACACCATCATACATGTTGGTGAAACAACCATTGTTGGAAGTATTATTAACAACGATGATGATGCAGAAGAATACAAAGACGATGGATCTGTTGATTTAACAAGTAGTGATTTAGAACTCTGTATTGAGGATTGGGTGTGGCCAATTTCAGATGAAGATCAATGGGTTGGATTAAGGTTTCAAAACCTAGCTATTCCTCAAGGAGCAACAATAACCAGCGCATATATTCAATTTACTGCTGATGCTAACGAGTCTGACCCAGCAACTGCAACTATTTATGCACAAGATATTGACAATGCTACAATTTTCTTAGGTAATGATTATAATATCTCAAGTAGAACCAAAACAGCAACGTCTATCCCTTGGACGCATGTAGGTTGGAATGATGGAGATGCTACAACTAACCAACGAACACCAGAGATTAAACAATTAGTTCAACATCTTGTCAACAGATCAGGTTGGCAGTTGGGTAATGCCATGGCCTTTATTTTTGAAGGAACAGGAACACGATCAGCCTATTCTAGAGATGGGGACGCAGGAAAAGCACCAACACTTCACATCACTTTCACTCACAATTCAGGAGGTGGGCCGTCATCCATATCAAAAGAAAACCCAGAAGAATTTGTCAAAATATTCCCTAACCCCGCTACTGACTATATTCAAATCGAATTGACAAAAAACCAAGGAGAATTAAGAATTTACGATCTAGGTGGTCGACTCATCAGAACAGACCTCTTGAACGAGGGAAACAATACGGTTTCTATCTCAGATATCGACCTAAAATCTGGAATATACTTATTTGAAGTAAATGCTGATCACCAAAAATCTATCCATAAAATAATAATAGAATAA
- a CDS encoding NAD-binding protein encodes MLLNFRLFSKIYYALALLILIIAGSTISYKVIEGWTWLDSFYQTIITVSTVGFGEVHPLTENGKLYTAFLIITSFGTFAYAVSSITSYIVTGDYRKYFKDYKTMKNIDQIKNHVIVCGYGRVGQKTIETLKAHKENFIVLETDPTIIEKFRLDGNVLYLHGNATEDETLIDAGIKNAKALITALPSDADNLFVVLSSKELNPNLKVISRASRPGTKKKLKMAGADNVIMPDSLGGSHMAQLVSTPDVVEFLDQISIQGENEITLEGISFRDIPEGCQFKSLADLKQQFPVCNIVGFKNAQGEYLINPSDDVEILPNSKIFVLGNPEQIKKLNEIFGISYS; translated from the coding sequence ATGCTCTTAAATTTTAGGCTATTTTCTAAAATCTATTATGCATTAGCATTATTGATTTTAATAATTGCAGGTAGTACTATAAGCTATAAAGTAATTGAAGGCTGGACTTGGCTTGATTCATTTTATCAAACCATCATTACTGTTTCGACAGTTGGTTTTGGAGAAGTGCATCCGTTAACAGAAAACGGAAAGCTTTATACAGCCTTTCTTATTATAACAAGCTTTGGTACCTTTGCCTATGCTGTATCTTCTATTACTTCTTATATCGTAACAGGAGATTATCGAAAGTATTTTAAAGATTATAAAACAATGAAAAATATTGATCAAATAAAAAACCATGTTATTGTATGTGGATACGGACGTGTAGGTCAAAAAACAATAGAAACACTTAAAGCTCACAAAGAGAACTTTATTGTACTCGAAACTGACCCTACTATCATCGAAAAGTTTAGACTTGATGGAAATGTTTTATACCTACATGGTAATGCTACTGAAGATGAGACATTAATTGATGCTGGAATAAAAAATGCCAAGGCATTAATTACAGCGCTACCATCTGATGCAGATAATTTGTTTGTTGTTTTATCCTCAAAAGAATTAAACCCTAATCTAAAAGTAATTTCAAGAGCTTCTCGCCCAGGAACCAAAAAGAAATTAAAGATGGCTGGAGCAGACAATGTTATTATGCCTGACTCATTAGGTGGTTCACACATGGCCCAATTGGTTTCTACACCAGATGTAGTTGAATTTTTAGATCAAATCTCTATTCAAGGAGAAAACGAAATTACATTAGAGGGAATCAGCTTTAGAGACATTCCAGAAGGCTGTCAATTTAAATCCCTAGCGGACTTAAAACAACAGTTTCCTGTATGTAACATTGTAGGCTTTAAAAATGCACAAGGAGAATACCTCATTAATCCATCAGACGATGTTGAAATTCTTCCTAATAGTAAGATTTTTGTTCTTGGAAATCCTGAACAAATCAAAAAGCTAAACGAAATTTTTGGTATTAGTTATTCTTAA
- a CDS encoding rhodanese-like domain-containing protein has protein sequence MIQKYKIPIILLSFLFILMAIYTNSTSRHWIYYKMIEVIVPDKITNVAVDSSLCFQNYIVLDARAEEEYAVSHIKNAIWIGDDHLAIERANFEIGKRAPRYLIYCSVGYRSQLIGQQLKDSLGFSIENLKGGIFGWNQQGLPLVDSLGNSTNLVHPYSFVWSFWTD, from the coding sequence ATGATACAAAAATACAAAATACCAATTATACTTTTATCATTTCTATTTATTCTTATGGCTATTTATACTAATTCAACGAGTAGACATTGGATTTATTATAAAATGATAGAAGTGATTGTTCCCGATAAGATTACCAATGTAGCAGTTGATAGTTCTTTATGTTTTCAAAACTATATTGTATTAGATGCTAGGGCAGAAGAAGAGTATGCTGTAAGTCATATCAAGAATGCAATCTGGATCGGTGATGATCATTTAGCAATTGAACGTGCTAATTTTGAGATAGGAAAAAGAGCACCTCGTTATTTAATCTATTGTTCTGTTGGGTATAGAAGTCAGTTAATCGGTCAGCAATTGAAGGATTCTCTAGGTTTTTCTATTGAAAATTTAAAAGGAGGAATTTTCGGATGGAATCAACAAGGATTACCATTAGTTGATAGCCTAGGAAACTCTACAAATTTGGTTCATCCCTACTCTTTTGTCTGGAGCTTTTGGACAGATTAA
- the pyrF gene encoding orotidine-5'-phosphate decarboxylase: MNYKELVDQIRSKKTFLCVGLDSDLDRIPVHLLEKEDPIFEFNKAIIDATKDLCVAYKPNIAFYEAMGPKGWESLQKTIEYIPKDCFTIADAKRGDIGNTSKMYAKTFFEYYSFDSVTVAPYMGRDSVSPFLEFDNKWVILLAATSNVGGEDFQYHQLSKGNQLFEEVIETSKQWGNEQNLMYVVGATRPEVFKKIRKIAPKSFLLVPGVGAQGGSLKEVCANGLTNDIGLLVNSSRGIIYADNTKNFANIARQKALEIQQEMEQIMRKQA, encoded by the coding sequence ATGAATTACAAAGAGTTGGTCGATCAAATCAGATCAAAAAAAACATTTTTATGTGTAGGTTTAGATTCAGATCTTGATAGAATCCCTGTTCACTTGCTTGAAAAAGAAGACCCAATCTTTGAGTTTAATAAAGCAATTATCGATGCTACTAAAGATTTATGCGTTGCCTACAAGCCTAATATTGCTTTTTATGAAGCAATGGGTCCAAAAGGTTGGGAGAGTCTTCAAAAAACAATTGAATACATACCAAAAGATTGTTTTACAATAGCTGATGCCAAGAGAGGTGATATCGGAAATACCTCAAAAATGTATGCAAAAACCTTTTTTGAGTATTATAGTTTTGATTCTGTTACAGTAGCACCATATATGGGGAGAGATTCTGTTTCTCCATTCTTAGAATTTGACAATAAATGGGTCATCCTTTTAGCTGCAACAAGTAATGTTGGAGGTGAAGATTTTCAATATCACCAGCTTTCAAAGGGAAATCAACTTTTTGAAGAGGTAATAGAAACTTCTAAACAATGGGGAAATGAACAGAATTTAATGTATGTTGTAGGTGCTACAAGACCTGAGGTTTTTAAGAAAATAAGAAAGATAGCTCCTAAATCATTCTTACTAGTTCCAGGGGTTGGAGCTCAGGGTGGTTCACTAAAAGAAGTTTGTGCAAATGGCTTAACAAATGATATAGGTTTATTAGTTAATTCTTCTAGAGGAATAATCTATGCAGATAACACCAAAAACTTTGCTAATATTGCTCGCCAAAAGGCCCTTGAAATCCAACAAGAAATGGAGCAAATAATGCGTAAGCAAGCTTAA
- a CDS encoding alkaline phosphatase D family protein, translating into MKKTLVFGVIILGIISNVISQGVLNSQREKLEPYLYPFYHGVASGDPLTDAVVLWTRFTDDTFSLDSVKIEWRIATDTSMINVVNSGYGYTNENKDWTFKVDADGLSPDTYYFYDFKAQDNYSIRGRTKTAPSGDIDSVRFAVVSCSNWQHGYFHAYRHLVMRNDFDCVLHLGDYIYEYEDGTYSANISDRTHEPVNEIVSLEDYRIRYSQYRLDEDLRDLHQQFPFIMVWDDHESADNSYKDGAENHTQGSEGTWTDRKNNSTQAYHEWLPIRTPDLANKTKIYRKFSWGDLIDLHMLDTRLIGRSEQNNSYSDPNKTLLGTDQYNWLTNNLQNSNARWNILGQQVMMAPLEAFGIPVNNDQWDGYDYERNQLFNFITNNAINNFVVLTGDIHTSWVNDIPLSNYDASGCQNSLGVEYVVTSVTSASTSFSAGTSIIRFANPHIQYVDMVKKGYMILDVSKTKVQGDYYYMNDVEDPAIGEYYGDGYFVNHNEKCANQAAGPTQRLEVPPVYAPDMPMGYHVDIKDFSPMLLLGVYPNPTTGNSTIQLFIEKSSAVNIYIVDAVGKVIVTKNYPMVKNGMNYINIDLQNLPAGIYNVVCESSMKKVSKTVIKQ; encoded by the coding sequence ATGAAAAAAACACTTGTTTTTGGTGTAATAATATTAGGAATTATCTCCAATGTTATTTCTCAAGGAGTTCTTAATTCACAAAGAGAAAAATTAGAACCATATTTATACCCATTTTATCATGGAGTAGCATCTGGGGATCCTTTAACTGATGCAGTTGTATTATGGACTCGATTTACTGATGATACTTTTTCTTTAGATAGTGTAAAAATCGAGTGGCGTATCGCAACAGATACCAGCATGATTAATGTTGTAAACTCTGGTTACGGCTATACCAATGAAAATAAAGATTGGACCTTTAAGGTCGATGCCGATGGTTTATCTCCAGACACCTATTATTTCTATGACTTTAAAGCTCAAGACAATTATTCGATAAGAGGAAGAACAAAAACAGCTCCTTCGGGGGATATTGATAGTGTACGTTTTGCAGTTGTATCCTGTTCCAATTGGCAACATGGCTATTTTCATGCCTACAGACACTTAGTAATGAGAAATGATTTTGATTGTGTCTTACATTTAGGAGATTATATTTATGAGTACGAAGATGGTACTTATTCGGCAAATATTTCTGATCGTACACATGAACCTGTAAATGAAATTGTATCTCTAGAAGATTATAGAATCAGATATTCTCAATACCGATTAGATGAAGACTTAAGAGACTTACATCAACAGTTTCCTTTTATTATGGTTTGGGATGACCACGAGTCAGCTGATAATTCATACAAAGATGGTGCTGAAAATCATACACAAGGCTCTGAAGGTACTTGGACAGACAGAAAAAACAACAGTACTCAAGCTTATCATGAATGGCTACCAATTCGAACACCTGACCTTGCCAATAAGACCAAGATTTATCGAAAATTTTCATGGGGTGATTTAATTGACCTACACATGTTAGACACTAGATTAATTGGAAGGTCTGAACAAAACAATAGTTATTCAGACCCTAACAAAACACTTTTAGGAACTGATCAATATAACTGGTTAACCAATAATTTACAAAACTCAAATGCTAGATGGAATATATTGGGACAGCAAGTAATGATGGCCCCTTTAGAAGCCTTTGGAATACCTGTAAATAATGATCAGTGGGACGGATATGATTATGAAAGAAATCAGTTGTTCAACTTTATAACCAACAATGCGATCAACAACTTTGTAGTATTAACTGGTGATATTCACACTTCTTGGGTCAACGATATTCCACTTAGTAATTATGATGCTTCTGGTTGTCAAAACTCTCTTGGAGTGGAATATGTTGTGACAAGTGTGACCTCAGCAAGTACAAGTTTTTCTGCTGGAACCTCTATTATTCGTTTCGCTAATCCTCATATCCAATACGTTGATATGGTAAAAAAAGGCTACATGATTTTAGATGTTTCAAAAACTAAAGTTCAAGGAGATTATTACTACATGAATGATGTGGAAGACCCTGCAATTGGAGAGTACTATGGCGATGGATATTTTGTTAATCATAATGAAAAATGCGCCAATCAAGCAGCTGGACCAACGCAACGTTTAGAAGTCCCTCCTGTTTATGCTCCAGATATGCCTATGGGATACCATGTTGATATTAAAGACTTCTCTCCTATGCTTTTGTTAGGAGTTTATCCTAACCCAACAACAGGCAATTCTACAATTCAACTGTTTATTGAAAAATCAAGTGCTGTTAATATTTATATCGTTGACGCCGTTGGAAAGGTAATAGTAACAAAAAACTATCCTATGGTTAAAAACGGGATGAATTACATCAATATAGACCTGCAAAACCTACCAGCTGGTATATATAATGTAGTCTGTGAATCCTCAATGAAAAAAGTAAGTAAAACAGTAATCAAACAATAA
- the prfA gene encoding peptide chain release factor 1 has product MSQESLLNKLELINIRYEEVGKLIVDPDIISDMKRYVKLTKEYKDLEPIVKAYKELKNTVENIASSKEIIKTESDPDFKEMAKMELDDLQKREAELNEEIKWLLIPKDPNDDKNVIMEFRAGTGGDESCIFVEDVFRMYTMYFKEKGYSHTVLNSTEGGTTGYKEISMEVSGEEVYGTLKFESGVHRVQRVPDTESQGRVHTSAITVAVLPEAEEIDFNLDMKDVRKDTFRASGAGGQHVNKTESAVRLTHIPTNTVVECQDGRSQHKNYEKALQVLRSRLYQAEVDKADAERSEQRKSLVSTGDRSAKIRTYNYPQGRITDHRINKTMYNLSNFMNGDIQEMLESLKMAENAEKLKAGGME; this is encoded by the coding sequence ATGAGTCAAGAGAGTTTACTTAATAAATTAGAGTTAATAAATATACGATACGAAGAAGTTGGAAAGTTAATCGTGGATCCTGATATTATATCAGACATGAAGCGTTACGTAAAACTAACTAAAGAATATAAAGATTTAGAGCCCATTGTAAAAGCTTATAAAGAACTTAAAAACACTGTAGAAAACATCGCTTCTTCAAAAGAAATCATTAAAACCGAAAGCGATCCTGATTTTAAGGAAATGGCTAAAATGGAATTAGATGATTTACAAAAGAGAGAAGCTGAGTTAAACGAAGAAATAAAGTGGTTGTTAATCCCTAAAGACCCCAATGATGATAAGAACGTAATCATGGAATTTAGAGCAGGGACAGGTGGTGACGAATCTTGTATCTTTGTTGAAGATGTATTTAGAATGTACACTATGTACTTTAAAGAAAAAGGGTATTCGCATACCGTTTTAAACTCTACAGAAGGAGGAACTACAGGATATAAAGAAATTTCGATGGAAGTTTCAGGAGAAGAAGTCTATGGAACATTAAAATTTGAATCAGGTGTACATCGTGTACAACGAGTTCCAGACACAGAATCACAAGGTCGTGTCCACACTTCTGCAATCACTGTTGCAGTCCTTCCAGAAGCAGAAGAAATTGATTTCAATCTAGATATGAAAGATGTTCGTAAAGACACTTTTAGAGCTTCAGGAGCAGGAGGACAGCACGTTAACAAAACCGAATCAGCAGTTCGTTTGACACATATTCCAACCAACACTGTTGTAGAATGTCAAGATGGTCGATCACAACATAAGAACTACGAAAAAGCTTTGCAAGTTTTACGTTCAAGGTTATATCAAGCTGAAGTTGATAAGGCAGATGCTGAACGTTCAGAACAACGAAAATCTCTAGTCTCTACTGGAGATCGTTCAGCTAAAATTAGAACTTACAATTACCCACAAGGAAGAATTACTGACCACAGGATTAATAAGACAATGTACAACCTCTCTAACTTTATGAATGGAGATATTCAAGAAATGTTAGAATCGTTAAAAATGGCAGAAAATGCCGAAAAACTAAAAGCAGGAGGCATGGAATAG
- the rfbD gene encoding dTDP-4-dehydrorhamnose reductase codes for MKILITGSNGLLGQNIVQQLLQSNIEFLATSKGDNRISNLPPSNYQQLDITNAAEVNAMVQSFQPTAIINTAAMTNVDACESDRAACWDMNVNAVKYLVEACDKNDIHLIHLSTDFVFDGKSGPYKETDTPNPLSYYGQSKFEAEKIIQESNLKKWAIARTIIVYGVVEKMSRSNVVLWAKSALEKGEPINVVDDQFRSPTHASDLAKGCLLIAQKEATGIYHLSGKEVMSILELVEKVADYYQLNKSIISPIKSITLNQAAKRPPYTGFNLEKAKQDLGYAPVSFEEGLALVTQELAKHQ; via the coding sequence ATGAAAATCTTAATCACTGGATCTAATGGACTATTAGGTCAAAATATTGTTCAACAACTCCTACAAAGTAATATTGAATTTTTAGCTACCTCTAAAGGTGATAATAGAATTTCAAATTTACCCCCATCAAACTATCAGCAATTAGACATCACTAATGCAGCAGAGGTCAATGCTATGGTTCAATCATTTCAACCCACAGCTATAATTAATACAGCTGCGATGACAAATGTTGACGCATGTGAATCAGATAGAGCGGCATGTTGGGATATGAATGTAAATGCGGTTAAATATCTAGTTGAAGCATGTGACAAAAATGACATTCATTTAATTCATTTATCTACAGATTTTGTTTTTGATGGAAAGAGTGGTCCTTATAAAGAAACAGACACTCCTAATCCACTTAGTTATTATGGCCAATCAAAATTCGAAGCGGAAAAAATTATTCAAGAAAGTAATCTGAAAAAATGGGCAATTGCACGTACTATAATTGTATATGGAGTTGTAGAAAAGATGAGTCGTTCTAATGTTGTTTTATGGGCTAAGTCTGCTTTAGAAAAAGGTGAGCCAATTAATGTCGTTGATGACCAATTCAGATCTCCAACACATGCTAGTGATTTAGCAAAAGGATGTTTATTAATTGCTCAAAAAGAAGCAACAGGCATCTACCACCTCTCAGGGAAAGAAGTCATGAGCATCTTAGAATTGGTTGAAAAGGTAGCCGATTATTATCAATTAAATAAGTCCATCATTTCTCCAATAAAATCAATAACATTAAACCAGGCTGCTAAACGACCACCCTATACTGGGTTTAATTTAGAAAAGGCAAAACAAGACTTAGGTTACGCTCCCGTTTCATTTGAAGAAGGCTTGGCATTAGTGACGCAAGAACTTGCAAAGCATCAATAA
- a CDS encoding amino acid carrier protein, with the protein MKFKIIALLSFLVCSFYTTAQISVEFETGNKTDGLKDGFAKAIVKGGTPPYQFYWSNNATALTSDLSEKLVEGKEYTLVVTDANGEKAESTVIVPTKNLSESINIGFTPIVDAIGSFLMFDPFAFFGHDNKIYNNEGEVIRHANGDPKTTSIPFIVVWLVIGAIFFTLKMKFVNFRGVRHAVELIRGDYDNPNDKGEVSHFQALVTALSGTVGLGNIVGVAVAITLGGAGATFWMIVAGLIGMSSKFVECTLGVKYRNVHSDGEVSGGPMYYLSKGLKKRGLGGLGKFLAFFFAILCVGGSVGGGNMFQANQAFAQAKSIPFLSFLEGNGVYFGIVLAILVGIVIIGGIKSIANVTDKVVPLMVGIYVLSALIIIGMNISYIGEAFYQIFNGAFSPDALKGGVIGVIIVGFQRAAFSNEAGVGSASIAHSAAKTDEPISEGIVALLEPFIDTVVVCTMTALVLIFTGYADDTQGFEGAELTSEAFKSVLGDWSAYVLAFAAILFAFSTMISWSYYGLKAWTYMLGESKASEYAYKFVFLVFVVIGSSAGLGAVIDFSDFMILGMAFPNILGLVIMSSEVKEDMKDYFARIKSGAIQKFK; encoded by the coding sequence ATGAAGTTTAAAATAATCGCGCTTTTATCTTTTCTTGTTTGTTCGTTTTATACCACAGCACAAATCTCTGTAGAATTTGAAACAGGAAACAAAACAGATGGTTTAAAAGATGGTTTTGCTAAAGCTATTGTAAAAGGAGGAACTCCACCATATCAATTTTACTGGAGCAACAATGCTACAGCTCTTACCAGCGACTTATCAGAAAAACTTGTAGAAGGAAAAGAATATACATTAGTGGTGACAGATGCGAACGGTGAAAAAGCAGAAAGCACAGTAATTGTTCCCACCAAAAACTTAAGTGAAAGTATTAATATTGGATTTACCCCAATAGTAGATGCTATCGGAAGCTTTTTGATGTTTGATCCATTTGCTTTTTTTGGACACGATAACAAGATTTATAATAATGAGGGTGAAGTGATAAGACATGCCAATGGAGATCCTAAAACAACTAGCATTCCTTTTATTGTAGTTTGGTTAGTTATAGGAGCTATCTTTTTTACATTAAAAATGAAGTTCGTCAACTTTAGAGGAGTTAGACATGCTGTTGAACTAATTCGTGGAGATTATGACAACCCTAATGATAAAGGAGAAGTCTCTCATTTTCAAGCATTAGTTACTGCCTTAAGTGGAACTGTTGGACTTGGAAATATTGTTGGTGTTGCCGTTGCCATTACACTAGGAGGCGCAGGAGCTACATTTTGGATGATTGTTGCGGGGCTAATAGGAATGTCTTCAAAATTTGTTGAATGTACTTTAGGTGTTAAATACAGAAACGTTCATTCTGATGGAGAAGTTTCAGGAGGGCCAATGTATTACTTAAGTAAAGGATTAAAGAAAAGAGGTTTAGGTGGATTAGGGAAGTTTTTAGCTTTCTTTTTTGCCATATTATGTGTTGGAGGTTCTGTAGGTGGAGGAAACATGTTTCAAGCTAACCAGGCTTTTGCTCAGGCTAAAAGCATTCCATTCTTAAGCTTTCTCGAAGGAAATGGAGTTTATTTTGGTATTGTTCTGGCAATTTTAGTGGGTATTGTTATCATTGGAGGAATAAAAAGCATCGCTAATGTTACCGATAAAGTTGTGCCTCTAATGGTAGGTATTTATGTCTTAAGTGCTTTGATTATTATTGGGATGAATATTTCTTACATTGGAGAAGCATTTTATCAAATTTTTAACGGAGCTTTCTCTCCTGATGCATTAAAAGGTGGAGTAATAGGTGTTATCATCGTTGGTTTTCAACGTGCTGCTTTTTCTAATGAAGCAGGAGTTGGTTCAGCCTCTATTGCCCATTCTGCAGCAAAAACTGACGAGCCTATCAGTGAGGGTATTGTAGCATTGCTAGAACCATTTATTGATACGGTTGTAGTTTGTACCATGACGGCATTAGTTTTAATTTTTACAGGGTATGCAGATGATACGCAAGGTTTTGAAGGAGCCGAATTGACTTCTGAAGCTTTTAAATCAGTGTTAGGAGACTGGTCTGCATATGTTTTAGCTTTTGCAGCTATACTTTTTGCTTTCTCTACTATGATTTCGTGGTCTTATTACGGACTAAAAGCATGGACTTATATGCTTGGAGAATCTAAAGCTTCTGAATATGCTTATAAGTTTGTTTTCTTAGTTTTTGTTGTTATTGGTTCTTCTGCAGGATTAGGAGCAGTAATTGACTTCTCTGACTTTATGATTTTAGGAATGGCGTTCCCAAACATCCTTGGTTTGGTTATTATGTCTAGCGAAGTCAAAGAAGATATGAAAGACTACTTTGCTAGAATTAAATCTGGAGCAATACAAAAGTTTAAGTAA